TCAGCGGTGCGCGGCCATCGCGCTGGCGTAGAGGCACAAACTGGCGGCGGTGGCCAGATTGAGGCTTTCGGCCTTGCCGTAGATCGGCACCCGGATGCCGCGATCGGCGAGCGCGAGCACCTCGGCGGGCAGGCCGTGCGCCTCGTTGCCGAGCACCCAGGCGGACGGCTCGGCGAGGTCGTCGGCGGACTCCAGGCCCGCGTCGGCGTACCCGTCGGCGGCGAACACCCGGAGCCCGGCGGCGCGGCAGGCCTCGATCGCGGTGGCCACGTCCCGCTCGCGTGAGACCGGGAGGTGGAACAGGCTGCCGGTGGAGGCACGCACGCACTTGCCGTTGTGCGGGTCGACCGTGTCACCGGCGAAGATCACCGCGTCCGCGCCGGCGGCGTCGGCCACCCGCAGCACGGTGCCGGCGTTGCCGGGATCGGCGATGCCCGCGAGCACGGCGACCAGGCGCGGCGCGCCGGACAACGCGTCGGCGAGCGGTACGTCGACCAGCTCACAGACCGCGACGAGCCCTTGCGGGGACACGGTTTCCGAGAGCATCTCGGCCGCGCGCTGGGTGATCGCGGAGATCCGCGCACCGGCATCGGCGGCCTGGGCGACCAGCTCGGGATGCTTGGCCGAGGCGGCTTCGGTGACGAACAACTCGTGCACGGTCCCGTGCGCGAGTGCTTCGCGCACCGCCTGCGCCCCCTCGGCGAGGAAACGGCCGGCCTCGGTGCGACCGGACCGCGAAGTGAGCCTGCGCGCAGCAACGACCCGGGGGGTCTTGTGGCCCGACAAAGCGGGCAGACCGTCCCCGGGTCGCTGGTTCACGCCGGTGGTGCTCAGGCCGACTTCTTCTCTTCGCCGGTC
The genomic region above belongs to Amycolatopsis sp. YIM 10 and contains:
- a CDS encoding TrmH family RNA methyltransferase; the encoded protein is MNQRPGDGLPALSGHKTPRVVAARRLTSRSGRTEAGRFLAEGAQAVREALAHGTVHELFVTEAASAKHPELVAQAADAGARISAITQRAAEMLSETVSPQGLVAVCELVDVPLADALSGAPRLVAVLAGIADPGNAGTVLRVADAAGADAVIFAGDTVDPHNGKCVRASTGSLFHLPVSRERDVATAIEACRAAGLRVFAADGYADAGLESADDLAEPSAWVLGNEAHGLPAEVLALADRGIRVPIYGKAESLNLATAASLCLYASAMAAHR